A single genomic interval of Candidatus Saccharimonadia bacterium harbors:
- a CDS encoding EamA family transporter — protein sequence MLLIIAALVAALGYGTANFLGGLASRRQPAAITMFLSQITTFFMVCIMAPQAGGRPGSLMLGATAGVLAFAGALLAYVCFSLGRPIGVAAALLGTTAAAVPVIAGCATGRPPSALAAAGLALALAAVVVLGWPRETRTDLRVALLAAGSGTAFGIYHVLISHTDHTTAFWPLLASQTVVAVLAWGAVVVTRSRPAGPVAIRLSVGDGLASTVATVAALAAVRSGSLAVAGTVIALSPAATVLLSRIFLAERLHRTQAAGLAAALAAIVLLTLPQ from the coding sequence ATGCTACTCATCATCGCCGCTCTCGTCGCGGCGCTGGGCTACGGCACCGCCAACTTTCTCGGCGGGCTAGCTTCGCGCCGACAACCGGCCGCCATCACCATGTTTTTGTCCCAAATCACCACCTTTTTCATGGTGTGTATCATGGCGCCCCAGGCCGGCGGCCGACCCGGCTCCCTGATGCTCGGCGCCACGGCCGGCGTGCTGGCCTTTGCCGGTGCGCTGCTCGCCTACGTGTGCTTTTCGCTCGGCCGCCCTATCGGCGTAGCCGCGGCCCTGCTCGGCACCACGGCGGCGGCCGTTCCGGTAATTGCCGGCTGTGCCACCGGCCGTCCGCCCAGCGCCCTCGCCGCGGCCGGCCTGGCACTAGCCCTCGCCGCCGTTGTCGTGCTCGGCTGGCCCCGCGAAACCCGCACCGATCTGCGCGTCGCGTTGCTGGCGGCGGGCTCCGGCACTGCCTTTGGCATTTACCACGTTCTGATTTCACACACCGACCACACCACTGCCTTTTGGCCGCTCCTAGCCTCCCAAACCGTGGTGGCCGTGCTCGCCTGGGGCGCCGTGGTGGTCACCCGCTCCCGGCCCGCCGGCCCCGTCGCCATCCGGCTCTCGGTCGGCGACGGCCTGGCCTCTACGGTGGCCACCGTCGCCGCTCTGGCCGCCGTGCGCAGCGGCAGCCTAGCCGTGGCCGGCACCGTTATCGCGCTCTCGCCGGCCGCCACCGTGCTGCTGAGCCGCATCTTCCTCGCCGAACGCCTCCATCGCACCCAAGCCGCCGGCCTCGCCGCCGCCCTGGCCGCCATAGTGTTGCTCACCTTGCCCCAATAG
- a CDS encoding riboflavin synthase encodes MFTGIIQHVGEVTKLERLADSIRLGVSGVPADVAHGESVAVNGVCLTATGDARHGVFMADVMDETLKHTTLGSLQPGDRVNLERAATLGSFLGGHLVQGHVDGVGTLTKRTPGEAWEVLRFEAPPEVLKYLVSKGSITVSGVSLTVVEPDRTGFSVSLIPTTLRDTTLGRLQPGDHVNLEADVIGKYVAAQLAAYRPTPAP; translated from the coding sequence ATGTTTACCGGCATCATCCAGCACGTTGGCGAGGTCACCAAGCTCGAGCGCCTGGCCGACTCCATCCGCCTCGGAGTATCCGGCGTTCCAGCCGATGTAGCGCACGGCGAGTCCGTGGCCGTCAACGGTGTTTGTCTCACGGCCACCGGCGACGCTCGGCACGGCGTGTTCATGGCCGACGTCATGGACGAAACCCTCAAGCACACCACCCTCGGCAGCCTCCAGCCGGGCGACCGCGTCAACCTCGAGCGTGCCGCCACACTGGGGTCATTCCTCGGCGGCCACTTGGTGCAAGGCCATGTCGACGGCGTGGGTACGCTCACCAAACGCACGCCGGGCGAGGCCTGGGAGGTACTGCGGTTTGAGGCACCGCCCGAGGTGCTGAAGTACCTCGTTTCCAAAGGCTCCATTACCGTGAGTGGCGTCTCGCTTACCGTGGTCGAGCCCGACCGTACCGGCTTCTCGGTCAGCCTCATTCCCACCACCTTGCGCGACACCACCCTCGGCCGCCTCCAGCCGGGCGATCACGTCAATCTCGAGGCCGACGTCATAGGCAAATACGTCGCGGCACAACTAGCAGCCTATCGGCCCACTCCTGCGCCCTAG
- a CDS encoding dihydrofolate reductase family protein → MNKRPYVIISSAQSLDGYLDDGTPQRLILSNDEDFDQVDALRASVDAILVGAGTIRADNPRLLVRSAARQQARTQRQASASPTKVTLLGAGELDPAAAFFTAGSAQRLVYTTDEHLERHQQQLHSHAAVVSLGAHATVEAILADLAGRGVRRLLVEGGSHILSQFFASGLVDELRLATASFFVGDSKAPRFAAAGPVVWGKDHHLVLEDVTALGDVVVAHYLAPELDAADRTWMKLAFEASRKCPPTDAAYSVGAVIVGADGREIARGYSRETGPKTHAEEVALAKVAGSAQLAGATLYSTLEPCSARVSQPTSCAQRIVDAGLRRVVYGLEEPLFLQDCQGAELLQAAGLTVRKLPDPAFAAQFRHLNEPTFARFESNFESNQEK, encoded by the coding sequence TTGAATAAGCGCCCCTACGTCATCATTTCTAGCGCCCAATCGCTCGATGGCTATCTCGATGATGGCACGCCCCAGCGCCTCATCTTGTCCAACGACGAGGACTTCGACCAGGTCGACGCGCTGCGCGCCTCGGTGGACGCGATTCTGGTAGGCGCCGGCACCATCCGCGCCGACAACCCCCGGCTGCTGGTGCGATCTGCGGCCCGGCAGCAAGCCCGCACCCAGCGCCAGGCCTCGGCTAGCCCCACCAAGGTCACGCTCCTCGGCGCCGGCGAGCTCGATCCCGCCGCCGCGTTTTTCACCGCCGGTTCGGCGCAGCGACTGGTGTACACCACCGACGAGCACCTCGAGCGGCACCAGCAGCAGCTGCATAGTCACGCCGCGGTGGTGAGCCTGGGTGCGCACGCCACCGTAGAGGCGATACTGGCCGACCTGGCGGGCAGGGGAGTACGGCGCCTGCTCGTGGAGGGCGGCAGCCACATACTGAGCCAATTTTTCGCCTCGGGCTTGGTGGATGAACTCAGGCTAGCCACCGCCAGCTTTTTTGTGGGCGATAGCAAAGCCCCTCGCTTTGCCGCCGCGGGGCCGGTGGTGTGGGGCAAAGACCACCACCTCGTGCTCGAAGACGTCACCGCCCTGGGCGACGTCGTGGTCGCGCACTACCTTGCGCCCGAGCTCGACGCCGCCGATCGGACCTGGATGAAGCTCGCCTTCGAGGCATCTCGCAAGTGCCCGCCCACCGACGCCGCCTACTCGGTCGGAGCCGTCATCGTGGGTGCCGATGGCCGCGAAATCGCTCGCGGCTACTCGCGCGAAACCGGCCCCAAAACCCATGCGGAGGAGGTGGCGCTCGCCAAAGTCGCCGGTAGCGCCCAGCTCGCCGGCGCCACCCTCTATTCCACGCTCGAGCCCTGTTCGGCCCGCGTCTCGCAACCGACATCGTGTGCTCAGCGGATCGTTGACGCCGGTCTGCGACGGGTGGTTTACGGCTTAGAAGAGCCATTATTCCTGCAAGACTGCCAGGGCGCAGAATTACTCCAGGCTGCCGGCCTCACCGTCCGAAAGCTGCCCGATCCCGCCTTCGCCGCCCAATTTCGCCACCTCAACGAACCTACGTTTGCCCGTTTTGAATCTAATTTTGAATCTAATCAGGAGAAGTAA